A genomic window from Prosthecobacter debontii includes:
- a CDS encoding LuxR C-terminal-related transcriptional regulator, producing the protein MRLVLKSRAKPPERESEVLAWILTEHATKQIATELIVSQKTIEASNDRHS; encoded by the coding sequence ATGCGCCTTGTCCTCAAATCCAGGGCAAAACCGCCCGAACGCGAGTCAGAAGTTTTGGCTTGGATCCTCACTGAGCACGCTACAAAACAGATCGCCACTGAGCTGATCGTGAGTCAGAAAACCATTGAAGCGTCTAACGACCGACACTCTTAG